DNA from Triplophysa dalaica isolate WHDGS20190420 chromosome 9, ASM1584641v1, whole genome shotgun sequence:
GGGATGGATTAAGCTCTCTGTCTGTTTCCAAACGGAAAGTGGCGAGTTTGAGAGCTTGCAATAGGCTCTCCAATCGACACACACGTGAGACGAGCGTTTCACATAGTCTCCATAGCAACCCCTCTCCATCAGCACCCAGGCCCTGATGGATGTTTACTGGACTGACCGGGTGCTTTAAAGAGCTGCTAGCAGAAGAGTTTAAGAGAAGATGATCCGCAGACACTCCCAAAATATTTAGACCCCTCGCTAGCTCTTCTGACTGCTCCTCGGCTGACTGAAGACGTCTCTGTAAGCTGGAGAGAGACTCAAGGGCAGTCGCCCCCATATTCAGAGGACACCCCACTGACCTGGACATTACTGGAGATACGAAGAGACCGACAGAATGAGTTAAAGTTCAAATCTGagaaattattcatttttctctttttaattgcAATTTATTGATAAAAggattttatgttaaaacattttgtgatcTGATTCTGTCGCACAAAACGTACTTTTGTGATTTCTTTGTACAGTGATGCTGTCTAGTGGTTTcatgcaatgtgtttacatggTACTAACTCAGGAGTCTTTTTAAGAATACATCACGAGGCAGCCTCAtgcttttcttaaaaaaaacagatcGAATAATCGACACCCGTCCGTTTTAAAGCGATTTTATTAAGCTAAAGACAACTTTCAatcagtgcaaagcacataaAACGCACCATTACACGATGCAGAATATCTTCCTCACAATAACACTCGTGAGACTCCGGGCCTTTAAGTAAACAACGTATTTGCATTAACCGAAATACAAAGTGGATGTTTTCGTTGCTTACCTTGAGAGAGCCCAGCACTTCCGGCTTACCATCGTTACCATGGAGACCGTTTTCCTCTCGTGCGGCGATGGCGTTCAAAACTCCCGCCCTAGAAAAACGGGCAGACAAGAATAGGTGTGGTTTGACGGATTAGGGATTGTATCGAATTAATAAATTCTACAAAAAAAATTTAACACTATTGTTTAACTTGATGACGATTCTCACTGTCATTActtaaatgcaaattatttcCCAGAATGCCTACGTTTCCAAATAAAACAGATGGGCTGATGACGCGCTTCTTGTTACGTTTCTAAGCGCGTGTACAGCTAGACCAATCACAGTCGTTTGCGATCGCTTTACGtaaaatacaatgaaattaTAATTTCAACAATTTGATAAAGATGtacacaacattttttactttattttaaaatatccatATGAACTGAACGTATTCCTATTTAACTTCGACAAGAAGTTCATGCCACATCATATAATGTTATTGGGGACaggtaattatttatttaatatttattgcaaGATAAAACTGTACCACAGTATATATTTcagacattaaaaataatacatttaaaatgtaataggATAACTATCACGACATAATGTAAACACGGTTGATCATGTCTCATGTGTTCCCCCAAAATGTGCATAAtcgttatgaaaataaaagtcaGTCTTGGAAGCAGAGTTGCTTTGTGAAAGAAACCATCATAAACGTTCATCAAATCATTACataatttgacatttaatacaaatatttcatgatatttttattaaatgtattacatgTATGTTGTGGATCTTGATTGGTAAATTAAAACCGTTTCCCTGGTACAGCCGCTgataatacacagaaaaaatcTGCTCATACAACTtcaagttttcatttcttttcagtttGTTATAACAGGATTTCCCAGCAGCATCAGCAGCGATGGAGACAGAATGAAGCTCCAGCAGCCCTTTTGGGTTGAATAGACCACATGATTATAAGATCTTCTCGTAGAACAGGAGGTAGGCTTGAGAACTCTGAACTTTGGCCTCTGTAACCGGATGGATGCTGGTGTCGCTTACGTGGAACCACGACCCTTTACTGGCCTCGACATCACCTAAGATAAGATACAAATGATTAGATgtgattataataaatactcACTGTGTTTCCTGTGACATATTCGACTTTGTGAAGACACACGGCTGTGTATAAGTGTTGAACCTTCATCAATACTCACCGTTTTCTACTGAGTTGTGCGTGGATGTTCGGGATTTAACGAAAGCTGTGTAGTGTCCTGATCGCATGGTTCCACTGTGTTCCACTATGCCGTAAAGACTGTACAACACTCGCGTCTCACTCTCTGTAATTCCCTACaatacaaaaacactttttatatattttttaaatccgAGAGGACTAGATCTATGCCACGTCACCTTTCCTGAAACAAAGCTAAAATATAAGGATGGGTGGTGTGAAACTGAATTTGGTAGATGAGGAAGTGGATAATTTTCTCACCTTGCAGTTCAAGGAGCAGAACGGCGCAAGATCCAGGATTTGAGGGAACTGAACGTGTCGGTTTACTTTACAAACACTGTATGAGACCTGAAAAGAAaggaaaacatttattgaaaaaaaatgacagacgCCTTGTTTGATGAGATAAGGTTTTGGGAGAAGACGTTCCACCTGTTGGAATCTTTTCAGGTGAAGTGTGAGCACGGGGGGAGGAGAAGAGATGAGCATCTGCTTCAGAGCGTCTCTGTAAACCCCTTTCTTACCACCTAAACCAACAGCAAATGAAGATATTCAGTCAAGCTGCAATGTGAGTGtctaaagacaaaaaaatgttgtcgGTACCTTCCGAGGCTTTAGGTCCGGACTGACGTTTTGTACAGGTAACACACATCAGTCTGTTGTTCTCTGTGAGTTGCTCAGCCTCTGTAAACTGATAAAGGCAAGACTCCACTGAGCAGTCCTGTTTCCCTGGTGCCTCCCTAGTGGCCAGCCTGTGAAATGCAAGCTCGGGGTCCTGATTGACCACAGTGTATTCTTTAGCATCTACTATCACATCATCTCCATTCTCCATCTCGTGTCCTTCTAGTGTTGCGTCAAGCGACATGATGTTTAGTTCTTCAAGCAAACAATCCTCCTCGGCATGGACATCTCCATCCTCTTCCGCGATTTCACTCCCCCCCTCGTTTGTTTCTCCATCCACGGACATTTCTTCAGAGTTAAGGTCTTCCGATAAGGCAGTAAAGCGGTTGTCAACAGAAGTACTGGGTTCTTGTTCAGGTTCctcatcatcttcttcatctttttGGGATGGTGCGGGAGGCGAGGCATTCGTTTCGGGTGATTGATGCGGTTCGGTTCTTTCACCGGTTTCCACATCAGCGCTCCCCTCAGGTATCTCTTCTGGATTTGTACTGCTTTCGGCATTCTGAGCGGTCAGCACATCCAGAGTGACTTTACTTCCCACTTTCTGCTGTCGTCTCTGAATCTATGGAGACAGAAAACAAAGATGCtgcattttcaaatgttttctttagtcCAAAATATTCATGTCTACACCATGATGTACTTTTTTAACCTGACacattaaataaagtttgtctTTACCTTGGTTTGTTTCTTGGCCTGTTTCTTGGCTTTCTTCTGTTGGTACTTGCTCCCTGCTCCTGTAGGCATTTCTTCATTCCCATTAACCAGAGATGTTGTGTTATCTCCATCCTCACTGACAGTGCTGCGATGCTGTACCGCTTTCTTCTGACTCTTCTTCCTGTAGGCCTGAAGGAGATGCTCAAATCAGTTTTTAAACCCCGTAATGGGCTTTAAGGTATACTGCCCTACAAAGACAAAGTTTAGTAACTAcgaaaacactgaaaaaaatgcctTCAAAGTTTTCACACCAGCCAGTCATTACAGCTGCAATTTTGACACTCTTGTTTCTCTGAAACGGGACGAAATTGAACCAGGAGACTGATCAAAAACAGAACAGATGTTACAAAGCCCATTTCAAACCTTATCTTAATTTTGACCAAATCTGTAGTTACTCCACTTTGCCTTTGTTGGGGATGTATAGTATTAGTAAAAAACTTCAATGTCTACAACAGACTGAAGGTTACCTCATCAGCTACAGGAAGAGAAAGATCTAGAAACATCTCGGTCACCAGAGACACAGTTCTGCATTCTTTACACATCACCGTGCTGGTCAACTCTCCACCAAACACTCGCTCGACAAAGTTCTTGGGTGTGCCCTTATTCTCATACTCTgtgtaaaataaagcaaaacactaataatgttaaatattacttcaaaacagaaatacgtttttaagaTTAGACTGAGGGGTTAAACAAAacgtttaaatgatttaaaggtATGGGAAACAAAACAGCTATCagatgatttgtttattttcacaatAAATCACCTTTAACAACTTTCTTTGTCTGCTCAGCTTCTAAATGTTTGCCAGAGTTTTTCAAAGCATCCAGAATACCTGAATTTACtctctgaaaaacacagaaaatataaaagggTTGAAGCTTTTAAGATTTAGTTAAATAGACATTTCTCTTACTAATTATTACATTACATCAAAGTTACATTTCAAAGATATTGCGAATCTAACATCGCCATAATGTAGATTcaatgcatgtttatttcatattgtATTATGTTGTATTATTTACAGTACTTTCACTTCTTCCGCCCTCATGCCGTCCAGGAGGTAGCGTAGGAGCTCCTGACTGTCCTGCTGCTGGAATCCTCTGAACCGGGACGCTCTGTGAAGAgtcacacacatcatacacagaCAACGACACACAACATTCATAAACTGTTTTATTCAATTAGAAAAATCAATTTGTCCAGCAGACCAGCAATGAACCAAGAGAATCATCATTTGGCAAAAGCTCCAACATGTATATAAAAACTGTTAActtaaacaaacactggtaTTTTCTTATTCAAATAAAGGCTTTTATTAGGTAATAGTT
Protein-coding regions in this window:
- the usp16 gene encoding ubiquitin carboxyl-terminal hydrolase 16, whose protein sequence is MGKKNRKDRSAGTNDTIDTLDISCSHIRKGIDHSLLKRVSLNEHWNLCQDCAPVSPDDSKRADDEDHRESPADSEISENHRETPAVWMCLKCGHRGCGRNSDKQHAIKHYETPRSEPHILVLSLDVWSVWCYICDEEVQYSSTGQLAQLITNIRKQVLSEPGKKTSNRKGKKEESLVEKPNEQMQSEEKESKEDHKLISKHNESPKKQKASTVISGAVPVRGLSNLGNTCFFNAVMQNLSQTNLLRDLLNQITDEKSSLTITPDLSSQLEPIQIQLERPGSLTLAMCQLLNEIQETKKGTVTPKELFTQVCKKASRFRGFQQQDSQELLRYLLDGMRAEEVKRVNSGILDALKNSGKHLEAEQTKKVVKEYENKGTPKNFVERVFGGELTSTVMCKECRTVSLVTEMFLDLSLPVADEAYRKKSQKKAVQHRSTVSEDGDNTTSLVNGNEEMPTGAGSKYQQKKAKKQAKKQTKIQRRQQKVGSKVTLDVLTAQNAESSTNPEEIPEGSADVETGERTEPHQSPETNASPPAPSQKDEEDDEEPEQEPSTSVDNRFTALSEDLNSEEMSVDGETNEGGSEIAEEDGDVHAEEDCLLEELNIMSLDATLEGHEMENGDDVIVDAKEYTVVNQDPELAFHRLATREAPGKQDCSVESCLYQFTEAEQLTENNRLMCVTCTKRQSGPKASEGGKKGVYRDALKQMLISSPPPVLTLHLKRFQQVSYSVCKVNRHVQFPQILDLAPFCSLNCKGITESETRVLYSLYGIVEHSGTMRSGHYTAFVKSRTSTHNSVENGDVEASKGSWFHVSDTSIHPVTEAKVQSSQAYLLFYEKIL